From Rhodopseudomonas palustris, a single genomic window includes:
- the purD gene encoding phosphoribosylamine--glycine ligase — protein sequence MNILLLGSGGREHALAWKIAASPLVTKLWCAPGNAGIAREATCVALDIADHPAVIAFCKANQVDFVVVGPEAPLAAGIVDDLAAAGIKAFGPSRKASQLESSKGFTKDLCKAHDIPTAAYERFSDPNEAKAYIRVQGAPIVVKADGLAAGKGVVVATTLAEAEAAVDMMFGGGLGDAGVEVVVEDFLVGEEASFFVLCDGDHALPLASAQDHKRAYDGDKGPNTGGMGAYSPAPVMTDAICQQTMQRIIYPTLKAMKAMGAPFKGVLFAGLMITEDGPQLIEYNVRFGDPECQVLMMRMMSDIVPALLACADGQLDHVSLRWHDDPALTVVMAAKGYPGHYEKGTRIAGLERADAIPGVQIFHAGTVASGDWVLANGGRVLAVTASAKTVAEAQRRAYEAIGVINWPEGFCRRDIGWQAVARERRRK from the coding sequence ATGAATATTCTCCTCCTCGGCTCGGGCGGGCGCGAACATGCGCTGGCCTGGAAGATCGCGGCATCGCCGCTGGTCACCAAGCTGTGGTGCGCGCCGGGCAATGCCGGGATCGCCCGCGAGGCGACCTGCGTGGCGCTCGACATCGCCGACCACCCGGCCGTGATCGCGTTCTGCAAGGCCAATCAGGTCGACTTCGTGGTGGTCGGGCCGGAGGCGCCGCTCGCCGCCGGCATCGTTGACGATTTGGCCGCGGCCGGCATCAAGGCGTTCGGACCGAGCCGCAAGGCGTCGCAGCTCGAAAGCTCGAAAGGCTTCACCAAGGATCTGTGCAAGGCGCACGACATTCCGACCGCCGCCTATGAACGGTTCAGCGATCCGAACGAGGCCAAGGCCTATATCCGGGTGCAGGGCGCGCCGATCGTGGTCAAGGCCGACGGCCTCGCCGCCGGCAAGGGCGTGGTGGTGGCGACGACGCTTGCCGAGGCGGAGGCCGCGGTCGACATGATGTTCGGCGGCGGGCTGGGCGACGCCGGCGTCGAAGTCGTCGTCGAGGATTTCCTGGTCGGCGAGGAGGCGTCGTTCTTCGTGCTGTGCGATGGCGACCACGCGCTGCCGCTCGCCTCCGCACAGGACCACAAGCGCGCCTATGACGGCGACAAGGGACCGAACACCGGCGGCATGGGGGCGTATTCGCCGGCGCCGGTGATGACCGACGCGATCTGTCAGCAGACGATGCAGCGGATCATCTATCCGACGCTGAAGGCGATGAAGGCGATGGGCGCGCCGTTCAAGGGCGTGCTGTTCGCCGGGCTGATGATCACCGAGGACGGCCCGCAACTGATCGAATACAATGTCCGGTTCGGCGACCCGGAGTGCCAGGTGCTGATGATGCGGATGATGTCCGACATCGTGCCGGCGCTGCTCGCCTGCGCCGACGGCCAGCTCGATCATGTCAGCCTGCGCTGGCACGACGATCCGGCGCTCACCGTGGTGATGGCCGCCAAGGGCTATCCGGGACACTACGAGAAGGGCACCCGGATCGCCGGCCTGGAGCGCGCCGACGCGATTCCAGGCGTGCAGATCTTCCACGCCGGCACGGTGGCGTCGGGCGACTGGGTGCTCGCCAATGGCGGCCGCGTGCTCGCGGTCACCGCGTCGGCCAAGACGGTCGCCGAGGCGCAGCGCCGCGCCTACGAGGCGATCGGCGTGATCAACTGGCCCGAAGGCTTCTGCCGCCGCGACATCGGCTGGCAGGCGGTGGCGCGGGAACGGCGGAGGAAGTGA
- a CDS encoding alpha/beta fold hydrolase: MPDLADLFPGFGSEWINTSSGRIFARTGGDGPPLLLLHGFSETHVMWHRVAPKLAERFKLIIADLPGYGWSDMPESDEKHTPYTKRAMARQLIEAMEQLGHVHFALAGHDRGGRVSYRMALDSPGRLSKLAVLDILPTYEYWQRMDRRYALKIYHWSFLAQPAPLPETLIAAAPDFFLKNKLASWAKAHDLSCFDPRALEHYLAPFRDPMRLHAMCEDYRAGAFADFEHDKADVEAGNKIEVPMLALWGDAGIAQSAATPLDTWKNWAKDVQGGPVDSGHFLTEEAPDQTAEALLKFFSAAP, from the coding sequence ATGCCCGATCTCGCCGACTTGTTTCCGGGCTTCGGCTCGGAGTGGATCAACACCTCGTCGGGCCGGATCTTCGCCCGCACCGGCGGCGACGGGCCGCCGCTGCTGCTGCTGCATGGCTTCTCCGAAACCCATGTGATGTGGCACCGGGTTGCGCCGAAGCTCGCCGAGCGGTTCAAGCTGATCATCGCCGATCTGCCGGGCTACGGCTGGTCCGACATGCCGGAGAGCGACGAAAAGCACACGCCCTACACCAAGCGGGCGATGGCCAGGCAGTTGATCGAGGCGATGGAGCAGCTCGGCCACGTGCATTTTGCGCTCGCCGGCCACGACCGCGGCGGCCGGGTCAGCTACCGAATGGCGCTGGATTCGCCGGGGCGGCTGTCGAAGCTGGCGGTGCTCGATATCCTGCCGACCTACGAATACTGGCAGCGGATGGACCGGCGCTATGCGCTGAAGATCTATCATTGGAGCTTCCTGGCGCAGCCGGCGCCGCTGCCGGAGACGCTGATCGCCGCCGCGCCGGATTTCTTCCTGAAGAACAAGCTGGCGAGCTGGGCCAAGGCCCACGATCTGTCGTGCTTCGATCCGCGTGCGCTCGAACATTATCTGGCGCCGTTCCGCGACCCGATGCGGCTGCACGCGATGTGCGAGGATTATCGTGCGGGCGCGTTCGCGGATTTCGAGCACGACAAGGCCGATGTCGAAGCCGGCAACAAGATCGAAGTGCCGATGCTGGCGCTGTGGGGCGACGCCGGCATCGCGCAATCGGCCGCGACGCCGCTCGACACCTGGAAGAATTGGGCGAAAGACGTGCAGGGCGGACCGGTCGATTCCGGTCACTTCCTCACCGAGGAGGCGCCGGATCAGACCGCCGAAGCGTTGTTGAAGTTCTTCAGCGCCGCGCCTTGA
- a CDS encoding nucleoside deaminase, protein MTASTFMELALAEAAAAGAAGEVPIGCVIVRDGVVIAKAGNRTLTDRDPTAHAELLAIRQASAKLGSERLVDCDLYVTLEPCTMCAGAISFARIRRLYFGAFDPKGGAVESGVRFYGQPTCHHAPEVYSAVGEREAAAMLREFFKARR, encoded by the coding sequence ATGACGGCTTCCACTTTCATGGAATTGGCGCTGGCCGAGGCAGCCGCGGCGGGGGCTGCCGGCGAGGTGCCGATCGGCTGCGTGATCGTCCGCGACGGCGTGGTGATCGCCAAGGCCGGCAACCGCACCCTGACCGACCGCGACCCCACCGCCCATGCCGAGCTGCTGGCGATCCGGCAGGCGTCGGCCAAGCTCGGCAGCGAGCGGCTAGTCGATTGCGACCTCTACGTCACGCTGGAGCCGTGCACGATGTGCGCCGGTGCGATTTCGTTCGCCCGAATTCGGCGGCTGTATTTCGGCGCGTTCGATCCGAAGGGCGGCGCGGTGGAATCCGGCGTGCGTTTCTACGGCCAGCCGACCTGCCATCATGCGCCGGAAGTGTATTCCGCGGTCGGCGAGCGCGAGGCCGCGGCGATGCTGCGGGAGTTCTTCAAGGCGCGGCGCTGA
- a CDS encoding pseudouridine synthase translates to MPRDTRKDNDSARGRRDRPAGGKGGKGRSGAARGPEKKFAKRAGEGAGEGRGEKTYAKKSFGGDAKRSFGSEGKRPYAKRDGAAPRRDFSDRPRRDDGDAPRARFSRDDRPARSGGERAERGPRKEFGDRPKRDFGDRPKRDFSDRPKRDFADRPKRDFADRPKRPFQRDGEPGRDRSDEKPWRAREDRPARAGGDRDRKFDKGGFDKPRFAKSRDDKPRFDRDRGDKPRFDKPRGDKPRFDRGERSERPERSGDRPKFSRPRDGERGEQRPFRERSFDRPREDRPRSDRPRSDRPREDRPQRDRAAKHGDWHEHPRSEGRGFDRPRKGRDEERGFDRPRRDNEDDSRVFAKRPAFGGRGAFRKQDPAAAKRKPAAPAKPDKAGERIAKVVARAGLCSRRDAEAWITEGRVTVNGKVIDSPALDVKASDVITIDGKPLPERERTRLFLYHKPRGLMTTHSDPEGRPTVFDHLPEGLPRLISIGRLDFNTEGLLLLTNDGGLARALELPETGWLRRYRVRAHGEITQAQLDELQNGIEVDGVQYGPIEAKLERDQGANVWLVFAIREGKNREVRNVLAHLGLEVNRLIRVSYGPFQLLELGEGEVDEVKTRVLRDQLGEKVIALAGCDFAGPSPSETKPKPRAGKVVSAEEWSVVEGAAKPKKTITKRGAVEDRKGRRVKVERTASDGGERPLSRGPARRYHGKRDLAPRDE, encoded by the coding sequence ATGCCCCGCGACACCCGTAAAGACAACGATTCTGCGCGTGGCCGCCGCGACAGGCCCGCCGGCGGCAAGGGCGGCAAGGGCCGTTCCGGCGCGGCGCGAGGGCCGGAGAAGAAGTTCGCCAAGCGCGCAGGCGAGGGGGCCGGCGAGGGCCGTGGGGAGAAGACCTACGCCAAGAAGTCGTTCGGCGGCGACGCCAAGCGCTCGTTCGGCAGCGAGGGCAAGCGGCCCTATGCCAAGCGCGACGGTGCCGCGCCGCGCCGCGACTTTTCCGACCGTCCGCGCCGTGATGACGGGGACGCGCCGCGCGCCCGTTTTAGCCGCGACGACCGCCCCGCGCGCAGCGGTGGGGAGCGTGCCGAGCGCGGTCCGCGCAAGGAGTTCGGTGATCGTCCGAAGCGGGATTTCGGTGACCGCCCCAAGCGCGACTTCAGTGATCGCCCGAAGCGCGATTTCGCTGACCGCCCCAAGCGCGATTTTGCTGATCGGCCGAAGCGTCCGTTCCAGCGTGACGGCGAGCCCGGCCGCGACCGCAGCGACGAAAAGCCGTGGCGGGCCCGCGAGGATCGGCCGGCACGTGCCGGCGGCGATCGTGACCGCAAATTCGACAAAGGCGGCTTCGACAAGCCGCGTTTCGCCAAATCGCGCGACGACAAGCCGCGCTTCGATCGGGATCGGGGCGACAAGCCCAGGTTTGACAAGCCCCGTGGCGACAAGCCCAGGTTCGATCGTGGCGAGCGCTCCGAACGTCCGGAACGCAGCGGCGACCGGCCGAAATTTTCGCGCCCGCGCGACGGCGAACGCGGCGAGCAGCGTCCGTTCCGCGAGCGCAGCTTCGATCGCCCGCGCGAGGATCGTCCGCGGAGTGACCGTCCCCGCAGCGACCGGCCCCGTGAGGATCGCCCGCAGCGCGACCGCGCCGCCAAGCACGGCGATTGGCACGAGCATCCGCGCAGCGAAGGCCGCGGCTTCGATCGTCCCCGCAAGGGTCGGGACGAAGAGCGCGGCTTCGATCGTCCGCGCCGCGACAATGAGGACGACAGCAGGGTCTTCGCCAAACGTCCGGCGTTCGGCGGCCGCGGCGCGTTCCGCAAGCAGGATCCGGCAGCGGCCAAGCGTAAGCCGGCCGCTCCCGCGAAGCCCGACAAGGCTGGCGAGCGTATCGCCAAGGTGGTGGCGCGTGCCGGGCTGTGCTCGCGCCGCGATGCCGAGGCGTGGATCACGGAAGGCCGTGTCACCGTCAACGGCAAGGTGATCGATTCGCCGGCGCTCGACGTCAAGGCGAGCGATGTCATCACCATCGACGGCAAGCCGTTGCCGGAGCGCGAGCGGACGCGGCTGTTCCTGTATCACAAGCCGCGCGGGCTGATGACGACGCACAGCGATCCGGAAGGCCGGCCGACGGTGTTCGATCATTTGCCCGAAGGGCTGCCGCGGCTGATCTCGATTGGCCGGCTCGACTTCAACACCGAGGGCCTGCTGCTGCTCACCAATGACGGCGGCCTCGCGCGTGCGCTCGAATTGCCGGAGACCGGCTGGCTACGGCGCTACCGCGTCCGCGCCCATGGCGAGATCACCCAGGCGCAGCTCGACGAGCTGCAGAACGGCATCGAGGTCGACGGCGTGCAATACGGCCCGATCGAGGCCAAGCTGGAGCGCGATCAGGGCGCCAATGTCTGGCTGGTGTTCGCGATCCGCGAGGGCAAGAACCGCGAAGTGCGTAACGTGCTGGCGCATCTCGGGCTCGAGGTGAACCGGCTGATCCGGGTCTCCTATGGGCCGTTCCAACTGCTCGAACTCGGTGAAGGCGAGGTCGACGAGGTCAAGACCCGGGTGCTGCGCGATCAGCTCGGCGAGAAGGTGATCGCGCTCGCCGGCTGCGACTTCGCCGGCCCGTCGCCGAGCGAGACCAAGCCGAAGCCGCGCGCCGGCAAGGTCGTGTCTGCCGAGGAGTGGTCGGTGGTCGAGGGCGCAGCCAAGCCGAAGAAGACGATCACCAAGCGCGGGGCGGTCGAGGATCGCAAGGGCCGCAGGGTCAAGGTCGAACGCACCGCCAGCGACGGCGGCGAGCGCCCGCTGTCGCGCGGCCCGGCGCGCCGCTACCACGGCAAACGCGACCTCGCGCCGCGGGACGAGTGA
- the rsmD gene encoding 16S rRNA (guanine(966)-N(2))-methyltransferase RsmD, with the protein MSTSTPMRVIGGRLRGRNLVAPSSREIRPTADRLRESVFNILMHAYENPILDARVLDLFAGTGALGIEASSRGAKFVLFVDNGAEARALLRANVEALGLGGVSKVYRRDAANLGPAHPVEPFGVAFLDPPYRKQLAEASLASLRDGGWLLQGALVIVEEAKEAGFTAPAGYTELDRRAYDDTEFTFLRFGAGE; encoded by the coding sequence ATCTCTACGAGCACTCCCATGCGCGTGATCGGCGGGCGGCTCAGGGGGCGCAATCTGGTGGCGCCGTCGTCGCGGGAGATTCGGCCGACGGCGGACCGCTTGCGCGAGTCGGTGTTCAACATCCTGATGCACGCTTACGAGAATCCGATTCTCGATGCGCGCGTGCTCGACCTGTTCGCCGGCACCGGCGCGCTCGGCATCGAGGCGTCGTCGCGCGGCGCCAAGTTCGTGCTGTTCGTCGACAACGGTGCCGAGGCGCGTGCGCTGCTGCGCGCCAATGTCGAGGCGCTCGGGCTCGGCGGCGTCAGCAAGGTGTATCGCCGCGACGCCGCCAATCTCGGGCCGGCGCATCCGGTCGAACCGTTCGGCGTCGCGTTTCTCGATCCGCCGTACCGCAAGCAGCTTGCGGAGGCTTCACTCGCGTCGCTGCGCGACGGCGGCTGGCTGCTGCAGGGCGCGCTGGTGATCGTCGAGGAAGCCAAGGAAGCCGGCTTCACGGCTCCTGCCGGCTACACCGAACTCGACCGCCGCGCCTATGACGACACCGAGTTCACCTTCCTGCGGTTCGGGGCGGGCGAGTAG
- the prmB gene encoding 50S ribosomal protein L3 N(5)-glutamine methyltransferase: MAKKTKAKAAKPKAAKMAAAKAKPAKRGAAAKVTAPKPPKVAAGELVTLLDFVRYAVSRFAEAGVVFAHGTTDPIAEAVFLVGEALHLHPDQFEMFASARVTAREAAAILGLIERRIATRVPAAYLVNKIYMRGVPFYVDERVIVPRSFIGELLDSHFDGGDTSLIDTPEAVERVLDLCTGSGCLAILAAYAFPNATVDAVDLSKDALAVATRNVAEHRLDDRVSLYHGDLFGPLGDERYDLIITNPPYVDADGMASLPAECRAEPAMAFDGGDDGLTIIRRILAEAKDHLMPDGGLLCEVGRCRPQIEDQFPQLPLLWLDSEDSEAEVFWIAAADL, translated from the coding sequence ATGGCGAAGAAAACAAAGGCGAAGGCCGCCAAGCCGAAAGCTGCTAAGATGGCCGCCGCGAAGGCGAAACCCGCCAAGCGCGGCGCCGCGGCCAAGGTCACCGCGCCCAAGCCGCCGAAGGTGGCTGCGGGGGAGCTGGTCACACTGCTCGATTTCGTCCGCTACGCCGTCAGCCGCTTCGCCGAAGCCGGCGTGGTGTTCGCGCACGGCACCACCGATCCGATCGCCGAAGCTGTTTTCCTGGTCGGAGAAGCGCTGCATCTGCATCCCGATCAGTTCGAGATGTTCGCTTCCGCCCGCGTCACCGCGCGCGAAGCCGCCGCGATTCTCGGCCTGATCGAGCGCAGGATCGCCACACGGGTGCCGGCGGCATACCTCGTCAACAAGATCTACATGCGCGGCGTGCCGTTCTACGTCGACGAGCGGGTGATCGTGCCACGCTCCTTCATCGGCGAACTGCTCGACTCACATTTCGACGGCGGCGACACCTCGCTGATCGATACGCCGGAGGCGGTCGAGCGCGTGCTCGACCTTTGCACCGGCTCGGGCTGCCTTGCGATCCTTGCGGCCTACGCCTTCCCGAACGCGACGGTCGATGCCGTCGATCTGTCGAAGGATGCGCTCGCGGTCGCGACGCGCAATGTCGCCGAGCACCGGCTCGACGATCGCGTCAGCCTGTATCACGGCGACCTGTTCGGCCCGCTCGGCGACGAGCGCTACGACCTGATCATCACCAACCCGCCTTACGTCGACGCCGACGGAATGGCCAGCCTGCCGGCGGAGTGCCGCGCCGAGCCGGCGATGGCGTTCGACGGCGGCGACGACGGCCTCACCATCATCCGCCGCATCCTCGCCGAGGCGAAGGATCATCTCATGCCCGACGGCGGCCTGCTGTGCGAAGTCGGCCGCTGCCGGCCGCAGATCGAAGACCAGTTCCCGCAGCTCCCGCTGCTGTGGCTCGACAGCGAAGATTCCGAAGCCGAAGTATTCTGGATCGCCGCAGCGGATTTGTAG
- a CDS encoding molybdenum cofactor biosynthesis protein MoaE yields the protein MTVPVTIRIQEADFDLAAETSAMTKDRTDIGAVVSFTGLCRGVEGDDTVTALTLEHYPGMAEEEIQRHADEAVERWPITALTIIHRVGRLVPGDNIVLVLAASAHRQAAFAAAEFLMDYLKANAPFWKREERSGESRWVEAHSRDDAAMARWSKD from the coding sequence ATGACCGTTCCGGTGACCATCCGTATTCAGGAAGCCGATTTCGATCTCGCCGCCGAGACCTCGGCGATGACGAAGGACCGCACCGACATCGGCGCGGTGGTGTCGTTCACCGGCCTGTGCCGGGGCGTCGAAGGCGACGACACCGTCACGGCGCTGACGCTCGAGCACTATCCCGGCATGGCCGAGGAGGAGATCCAGCGCCATGCCGATGAGGCGGTCGAACGCTGGCCGATCACCGCGCTGACGATCATTCACCGCGTCGGCCGCCTGGTGCCGGGCGACAACATCGTGCTGGTGCTGGCGGCGTCGGCGCATCGCCAGGCGGCGTTCGCGGCGGCGGAATTCCTGATGGACTATCTCAAGGCCAACGCGCCGTTCTGGAAGCGCGAGGAGCGCTCCGGCGAGTCGCGCTGGGTCGAGGCGCACAGCCGCGACGATGCCGCGATGGCGCGATGGAGCAAGGATTGA
- the moaD gene encoding molybdopterin converting factor subunit 1, protein MKVKYFAWVRERIGVDEETVEPPPAVTTIAELIGWLAARGDGYALAFDKPGVIRAAIDRAHVSAETPIQGAREVAFFPPMTGG, encoded by the coding sequence ATGAAGGTGAAGTATTTCGCCTGGGTGCGCGAGCGGATCGGCGTTGACGAAGAGACCGTCGAGCCGCCGCCGGCGGTGACCACCATCGCCGAGCTGATCGGCTGGCTGGCGGCGCGCGGCGACGGCTACGCGCTGGCTTTCGACAAACCGGGCGTGATCCGCGCCGCGATCGATCGCGCCCATGTCAGCGCCGAAACGCCGATCCAGGGCGCGCGCGAGGTCGCGTTCTTCCCGCCGATGACCGGTGGCTGA
- the pgsA gene encoding CDP-diacylglycerol--glycerol-3-phosphate 3-phosphatidyltransferase has product MNNVSTRAPVRGTKTSLTLPNILTYARIAAIPVVVGCIFAQSILGGPLALRWVALAVFIAAAITDFLDGHFARIWDQQSAFGRMLDPIADKLLVASCLLMLAADSIIHGWTLWAAIVILCREILVSGLREYLAALRVSVPVTRLAKWKTTAQLIAIGFLLAGEAGNEVLPFTTEIGVSLLWLSALLTMYTGYDYFRAGIHHLIEEDQA; this is encoded by the coding sequence ATGAACAACGTCTCGACCAGAGCGCCGGTGCGGGGAACGAAGACGTCTCTGACGCTTCCGAACATCCTCACCTATGCGCGGATCGCCGCGATTCCGGTGGTGGTCGGCTGCATTTTCGCGCAGTCGATCCTCGGCGGCCCGCTGGCGCTGCGCTGGGTGGCGCTCGCGGTGTTCATCGCCGCAGCGATCACCGACTTTCTCGACGGCCATTTCGCCAGGATCTGGGATCAGCAATCGGCGTTCGGCCGGATGCTCGATCCGATCGCCGACAAGCTGCTGGTAGCATCCTGCCTGCTGATGCTGGCGGCCGACAGTATCATCCACGGCTGGACGCTGTGGGCCGCGATCGTGATCCTGTGCCGCGAGATCCTGGTCTCGGGGCTGCGCGAATACCTCGCCGCGCTGCGGGTCAGCGTGCCGGTAACCCGGCTGGCGAAATGGAAGACCACCGCGCAGCTCATCGCGATCGGCTTCCTGCTCGCCGGTGAAGCCGGCAACGAAGTGCTGCCGTTCACGACCGAGATCGGCGTGTCGCTGCTGTGGCTGTCGGCGCTGCTGACGATGTACACCGGTTACGACTATTTCCGCGCCGGCATCCACCATCTGATCGAAGAGGATCAGGCATGA
- the uvrC gene encoding excinuclease ABC subunit UvrC, producing MIHDPAEPGTAAAAPSADAPSPAVAAPAAGASPAVGAQDIDAATAALAVEEDDEARLPEVEDEPEGDGAGPMAVGRSAIARAVRLAPTSPGVYRMLNEGRDVLYVGKAKNVKKRLASYARPTGQVLRIARMIALTVEVEVISTTTETEALLLEANLIKQLRPRFNVQLRDDKSFPYILITGDHWAPQILKHRGAQSRPGRYFGPFASAGAVNRTITALQRAFLVRSCTDSFFESRTRPCLLYQIRRCAGPCTGEVDFPGYSELVREATDFLSGRSRAVKQLLAAEMEKASGELEFETAALYRDRLAALSAIQSQQGINPRTVEEADVFAIHQDGGYSCVEVFFFRTGQNWGNRAYFPRAEKTFTPAEVLGAFVAQFYDDKPPPKLILLSHEIDEAELLADALCVKAGHKVEVSVPKRGEKKELVTHAQTNAREALGRKLADTATQARLLDSLATTLGLPKAPQRIEVYDNSHIQGTNAVGAMIVAGPDGFIKNQYRKFNIRSEGLTPGDDYAMMREVLQRRFKRLAALQTDGGDAEPADKSKDDEVPQWPDLVIIDGGRGQLNAAREALSGIGLTDQVTLLGVAKGPDRDAGRETLFLPDRDAIKLEPRDPVLYFIQRLRDEAHRFVIGSHRTLRKKDIREAGLQEIPGIGPTRKRALLLHFGTLKEIERASIADLGKVPGISAESARRIFEFFHARPG from the coding sequence ATGATTCACGATCCCGCCGAGCCCGGAACGGCCGCGGCCGCACCGTCCGCCGACGCCCCCTCTCCCGCCGTGGCTGCGCCTGCCGCGGGGGCGTCCCCTGCTGTCGGAGCGCAGGACATCGACGCCGCCACCGCTGCGCTGGCGGTCGAAGAGGACGACGAGGCGCGGCTGCCGGAGGTCGAGGACGAGCCCGAGGGGGACGGCGCCGGGCCGATGGCGGTCGGCCGCTCGGCGATCGCGCGCGCGGTGCGGCTGGCCCCGACCTCGCCCGGCGTCTATCGGATGCTGAACGAAGGCCGCGACGTGCTTTACGTCGGCAAGGCCAAGAACGTGAAGAAGCGGCTGGCGTCCTACGCCCGCCCCACGGGGCAGGTGCTGCGAATCGCCCGCATGATCGCGCTCACCGTCGAGGTCGAGGTGATCTCCACCACCACCGAGACCGAGGCGCTGCTGCTCGAAGCCAACCTGATCAAGCAGCTCCGGCCGCGCTTCAACGTCCAGCTCCGCGACGACAAGTCGTTCCCCTACATCCTGATCACCGGCGACCATTGGGCGCCGCAGATCCTCAAGCATCGCGGCGCGCAGAGCCGGCCAGGACGGTATTTCGGTCCGTTCGCCTCGGCCGGCGCGGTCAACCGCACCATCACGGCGCTGCAGCGTGCGTTCCTGGTGCGATCCTGCACCGATTCGTTCTTCGAAAGCCGCACCCGCCCCTGCCTGCTCTATCAAATCCGCCGCTGCGCCGGGCCGTGCACCGGCGAGGTCGACTTCCCAGGTTACAGCGAGCTTGTGCGCGAGGCGACCGACTTCCTGTCGGGCCGCAGTCGGGCGGTGAAGCAGTTGCTCGCCGCCGAGATGGAGAAGGCGTCGGGCGAGCTCGAATTCGAGACTGCGGCGCTCTACCGCGACCGGCTGGCGGCGCTGTCGGCGATCCAGTCCCAGCAGGGCATCAATCCGCGCACCGTCGAAGAAGCCGACGTGTTCGCGATCCATCAGGACGGCGGCTATTCCTGCGTCGAGGTGTTCTTCTTCCGCACCGGGCAGAACTGGGGCAACCGCGCCTACTTCCCGCGCGCCGAGAAGACCTTCACGCCGGCCGAAGTGCTCGGCGCCTTCGTGGCGCAGTTCTACGACGACAAGCCGCCGCCGAAGCTGATCCTGCTGTCGCATGAGATCGACGAGGCCGAGCTGCTCGCCGACGCGCTGTGCGTCAAGGCCGGCCACAAGGTCGAAGTCTCGGTGCCCAAGCGCGGCGAGAAGAAGGAACTGGTCACCCACGCCCAGACCAATGCGCGCGAAGCGCTCGGCCGCAAGCTCGCCGATACCGCGACCCAGGCCCGGCTGCTGGACAGCCTCGCCACCACGCTCGGCCTGCCGAAGGCTCCGCAGCGGATCGAGGTCTACGACAACAGCCACATCCAGGGCACCAATGCGGTCGGCGCGATGATCGTCGCCGGCCCGGACGGCTTCATCAAGAACCAGTACCGCAAGTTCAACATCAGATCCGAAGGACTGACGCCCGGCGACGACTACGCAATGATGCGCGAAGTGCTGCAGCGACGGTTCAAACGGCTGGCGGCGTTGCAGACCGATGGCGGCGATGCCGAACCGGCCGACAAGTCCAAAGACGACGAGGTGCCGCAATGGCCGGACCTCGTCATTATCGACGGCGGCCGCGGCCAGCTCAACGCCGCGCGCGAAGCGCTGTCCGGCATCGGCCTGACCGACCAGGTCACGCTGCTCGGCGTCGCCAAGGGACCGGACCGCGACGCCGGACGCGAGACGCTGTTCCTGCCCGACCGCGACGCGATCAAGCTCGAGCCGCGCGACCCGGTGCTGTATTTCATCCAGCGGCTGCGTGACGAGGCTCATCGCTTCGTGATCGGCTCGCACCGCACGCTGCGCAAGAAGGACATCCGCGAGGCCGGACTGCAGGAGATCCCAGGCATCGGCCCGACCCGCAAGCGGGCGCTGCTGCTGCATTTCGGCACGCTGAAGGAAATCGAGCGCGCGTCGATCGCCGACCTCGGCAAGGTTCCGGGCATCAGCGCCGAAAGCGCGCGGCGAATCTTCGAGTTCTTCCATGCTCGGCCGGGATGA
- a CDS encoding outer membrane protein, protein MRKVTLAAAAMIAAGMSTAQAADMGYYRSNAPYTVNQPLNAFSWAGPYLGGNLGYGWGNVTNNITKPSGFSGGLQGGYNWQSGNIVFGLEGDIQFSTADDTFAPYKFSNPWFGTGRGRIGYAMNDVLIYATGGLAFGQLKGQNLAVSESHSSAGWTVGAGAEFAFAPKLSAKVEYLYMSLSTNNFFITGMPNGYNAGMVRAGINYHF, encoded by the coding sequence ATGCGTAAAGTTACACTGGCAGCGGCGGCCATGATCGCCGCGGGGATGTCGACGGCTCAGGCGGCCGACATGGGGTACTACCGGTCGAACGCGCCCTATACGGTCAATCAGCCGCTCAACGCCTTCAGTTGGGCCGGCCCCTATCTGGGCGGCAATCTCGGTTACGGCTGGGGCAACGTCACCAACAACATCACCAAGCCGTCGGGCTTCTCCGGCGGCCTGCAGGGCGGCTACAACTGGCAGTCCGGCAACATCGTGTTCGGTCTCGAGGGCGACATTCAGTTCTCGACCGCGGACGACACTTTCGCGCCCTACAAATTCTCCAACCCGTGGTTCGGCACCGGCCGCGGCCGGATCGGCTACGCGATGAACGACGTGCTGATCTACGCCACCGGCGGTCTGGCGTTCGGCCAGCTCAAGGGGCAGAATCTGGCCGTGTCGGAAAGCCATTCCTCGGCCGGCTGGACGGTCGGCGCCGGCGCCGAATTCGCGTTCGCGCCGAAGCTGAGCGCCAAGGTCGAGTATCTGTATATGAGCCTGTCGACCAACAATTTCTTCATCACCGGCATGCCGAACGGCTACAACGCCGGCATGGTGCGCGCCGGTATCAACTATCACTTCTAA